A single Maridesulfovibrio frigidus DSM 17176 DNA region contains:
- a CDS encoding ABC transporter ATP-binding protein — protein MQKNEFTISLREISKMYRLYDKQLDRLKDALPLFSNHHHREFWALHNISLDVRKGETLGVIGVNGSGKSTLLQIVCGLLQPTQGQVHIHGRISALLELGSGFNPMESGHDNVYLQGAILGLSRQEIDERYEQILKFADIGDFINQPVKNYSSGMMVRLAFSVAVQVDPEILIIDEALSVGDVFFQSKCFRKFEELRARGVTILVVSHQLDSIQSLCDRAIFLDQGRVLCEGAPREVIEAYQKHAGTISTRREEPAKLEQTPHKSPSTTSIDPLESPIDEPLPQRYGNGKAHIANYSVNGMQNCSEVTVNSSKPLNVSISCNISEAIETPVIGIRINTLNGFQVFGNNTTFANIPMEECTPGKTLSLTFEQVLHLNRGSYMLTIVIAEWTENGTVEYVDRFVDAVHLYLADGPYPYAGLCNLQGKITINSSTNLEINSAKRSH, from the coding sequence ATGCAAAAAAATGAATTTACCATTTCACTACGTGAAATTTCCAAAATGTATCGTCTTTATGACAAGCAACTAGACCGACTTAAAGATGCTTTGCCTTTATTCTCCAACCATCATCACCGTGAGTTTTGGGCACTCCATAATATCTCACTTGATGTTAGAAAAGGCGAAACTTTGGGAGTTATAGGCGTTAACGGTAGTGGCAAATCAACTCTGCTGCAAATTGTCTGCGGACTTTTGCAACCGACACAAGGACAAGTACATATCCATGGGCGAATATCTGCCCTTCTAGAACTAGGGTCAGGTTTCAATCCAATGGAATCCGGCCACGACAACGTATATCTTCAGGGAGCAATACTTGGTCTATCCCGACAAGAAATAGATGAGCGTTACGAGCAAATTCTCAAATTTGCAGATATAGGAGACTTCATCAACCAGCCAGTGAAAAACTATTCCTCTGGCATGATGGTCCGCTTAGCCTTTTCCGTAGCAGTGCAAGTGGACCCAGAAATTCTTATTATTGATGAAGCATTATCTGTGGGTGACGTTTTTTTTCAGTCAAAATGTTTCCGAAAATTTGAAGAATTACGTGCACGCGGGGTTACGATTCTGGTCGTTAGCCATCAACTTGATTCTATCCAATCACTTTGCGATCGGGCTATCTTTCTTGATCAAGGACGAGTGCTTTGCGAAGGAGCACCCAGAGAAGTGATTGAAGCTTATCAAAAACATGCCGGCACAATTAGTACCCGTAGAGAAGAACCAGCCAAACTAGAACAAACACCACATAAATCGCCATCAACGACTTCTATCGACCCACTTGAGAGTCCTATCGATGAGCCTTTACCTCAGCGCTATGGCAACGGTAAAGCCCACATCGCAAACTATAGTGTGAACGGAATGCAAAATTGTTCCGAAGTAACAGTTAATTCTTCAAAGCCGCTAAACGTAAGCATCTCCTGCAATATAAGCGAAGCAATTGAAACCCCCGTTATTGGAATCAGGATTAATACTTTAAATGGGTTTCAAGTCTTTGGAAACAACACGACTTTTGCAAATATCCCTATGGAAGAATGCACTCCTGGAAAAACTTTATCCCTAACATTCGAGCAAGTTCTACACTTAAATAGAGGTAGCTATATGCTAACCATAGTTATAGCTGAATGGACAGAAAATGGCACTGTGGAATATGTTGATAGATTTGTTGATGCAGTGCATCTTTACCTCGCAGATGGAC
- a CDS encoding ABC transporter permease encodes METSQKIRMSPFLFIKEHHNLIRSLVKRELAGKFAGTYGGLIWAILQPLLQALVYTFVFSVIMRATTQGEYQHIPFPVWLITGLLPWTMFAESLSSSVNVITRNTNMVKKTLFDKRALPFSCVLSGLAGHGISIIILLVLMLFFRIPPHWTLLLLPFVTILLTLFTLSWAYILAALNVFIRDTDHALSVVLQLLFFATPIVYPAELVPESLQFLVLINPMHHLIAFYRQVILLGVTPDLFTVIVITLGIGIFFMFADSLFRSLSPEFCDVL; translated from the coding sequence ATGGAGACTTCTCAAAAAATAAGAATGTCACCTTTTCTTTTTATTAAAGAACATCACAATCTTATCAGATCCCTCGTTAAGCGAGAGCTAGCCGGAAAATTTGCGGGGACTTACGGCGGGCTAATCTGGGCGATCCTCCAGCCTCTTTTGCAAGCTCTTGTTTATACATTTGTATTCTCTGTTATAATGAGAGCTACAACTCAAGGGGAGTACCAGCACATTCCCTTCCCTGTGTGGCTTATAACGGGATTGCTTCCATGGACTATGTTTGCGGAGTCATTAAGTTCTTCTGTAAATGTAATCACACGGAACACAAATATGGTTAAAAAGACCCTCTTTGATAAACGGGCTCTTCCGTTCTCATGTGTTTTGTCAGGCCTAGCAGGTCATGGTATTTCTATAATTATTTTATTAGTCTTAATGCTTTTTTTCCGCATTCCCCCGCACTGGACCCTTTTACTTTTACCATTTGTAACCATACTGTTGACTCTCTTTACACTCTCATGGGCTTACATTTTAGCGGCTCTCAATGTGTTCATCCGTGATACTGACCATGCACTAAGCGTCGTGTTGCAACTGCTTTTTTTTGCAACGCCCATTGTCTACCCTGCAGAACTGGTCCCAGAAAGTCTTCAATTTTTAGTTTTGATCAACCCAATGCATCATCTTATCGCATTTTACAGGCAAGTAATCCTTTTGGGAGTTACACCTGACCTATTCACTGTTATTGTTATTACATTGGGTATTGGAATATTTTTTATGTTTGCCGACTCTCTTTTCAGGTCACTATCACCAGAGTTTTGTGATGTTCTGTAG
- a CDS encoding radical SAM/SPASM domain-containing protein: MREDNFSKDQMAQTSRIIDLIFPMYPYGLTVKGPSLLQYTETSAYRWFCDPETTLNFSLPEETPLVLKLGFTSLLSNQGMSVNINGKQIASFEDLNPGEPYQEEILFLGKKENSLCIEYKTTNLQTGAFAGDPRDLSMIFSEFAILRQKTEQTQLPQNRFSLSSIPHIGDPAANAKLNQEEYEAGKTVLTSLPSVVTMALTTYCNNKIPCVICDRNVRPEAADTQINDDMLEKAKPLLSTASYVLLHCGGESMLSRHFDEVISMISPPTRVSFATNAMLMTKNRADNMLKKDIMAGIVVSLDAATDKTYRIMRPGSKFDTVVSNVTYYIAQAKKLGRTHSNVTLNMTLCEANIHEVPQLVDLAESIGALGIEYNHLNSGPNHIVKTSEGWDWDYISQSDFKDKEFHDDMLLEAYYKAKDKNINISLVGMPFLGKNAAKYQEIVCDLTCQIAFQEGEGQSHWNSPCHKKISPKVSSCFKPWQEAVIQPDGLMRACYFHDISQWATGSLQFSDFLRVWNSDQMVKTREQFLKHSFARSCAESQPCMHRGRI, from the coding sequence ATGCGCGAAGATAATTTTTCAAAAGATCAAATGGCTCAAACTTCTCGTATTATAGATCTAATTTTTCCAATGTATCCTTATGGTCTTACAGTCAAAGGACCGAGTCTTCTTCAATACACTGAAACCAGCGCTTACCGTTGGTTTTGCGATCCAGAAACAACTTTGAATTTCTCTTTGCCCGAAGAGACCCCTTTAGTCTTGAAATTAGGATTTACCAGCTTGCTGTCCAATCAAGGTATGTCTGTAAATATTAACGGTAAGCAAATTGCTTCTTTCGAAGATCTGAATCCCGGAGAACCTTATCAGGAAGAGATTTTATTTCTAGGTAAAAAGGAAAATTCACTTTGTATAGAGTACAAAACAACTAACTTACAGACAGGGGCATTCGCAGGAGATCCGCGCGATCTTTCCATGATTTTTAGTGAATTTGCCATACTTCGACAAAAAACAGAGCAGACACAGCTACCTCAAAATAGATTCAGTCTTTCTTCAATACCCCACATTGGAGACCCAGCGGCCAATGCCAAACTAAATCAAGAAGAATATGAGGCAGGAAAGACCGTCCTTACGAGCTTACCATCTGTTGTAACAATGGCTTTGACTACATATTGCAACAACAAAATACCCTGTGTGATTTGTGATCGAAATGTACGCCCTGAAGCAGCTGACACTCAAATCAATGATGATATGCTGGAAAAAGCAAAACCATTGCTCTCGACTGCATCATATGTATTACTTCATTGCGGCGGGGAATCTATGTTATCCAGACATTTTGATGAAGTTATTTCAATGATTTCTCCGCCAACTCGTGTAAGCTTTGCAACAAACGCAATGCTGATGACAAAAAATCGCGCCGACAACATGCTAAAAAAAGATATTATGGCAGGTATAGTTGTCTCGTTAGATGCGGCCACGGATAAAACATATAGAATAATGCGGCCTGGATCAAAATTTGATACGGTTGTCAGTAATGTTACATATTACATAGCTCAAGCAAAAAAACTTGGACGCACACACTCCAATGTAACCTTAAATATGACTCTGTGCGAAGCTAATATTCACGAAGTACCACAGCTGGTAGATCTTGCGGAGTCCATTGGAGCTTTAGGAATTGAATATAATCATCTCAATTCAGGTCCGAACCATATTGTAAAAACTTCCGAAGGGTGGGATTGGGACTATATTTCTCAGTCAGATTTCAAGGATAAAGAATTTCATGATGATATGTTGCTTGAGGCATATTATAAAGCCAAAGATAAAAACATTAATATCTCATTGGTGGGCATGCCTTTTTTGGGAAAGAATGCGGCTAAATATCAAGAAATAGTATGTGATTTGACTTGCCAAATAGCTTTTCAGGAAGGAGAAGGGCAGTCACACTGGAACTCACCTTGTCATAAGAAGATTTCTCCCAAAGTATCCTCCTGCTTCAAGCCGTGGCAAGAAGCTGTCATTCAACCTGATGGACTAATGCGGGCCTGCTACTTCCATGACATTTCACAATGGGCAACGGGCAGCCTGCAGTTTTCAGATTTTCTAAGAGTTTGGAATTCCGATCAAATGGTTAAGACCAGAGAACAATTCCTTAAACATAGTTTTGCGAGAAGCTGTGCAGAGTCACAACCCTGTATGCATAGAGGAAGAATTTAG
- a CDS encoding sulfotransferase, whose protein sequence is MKNNNTIMSNKPIFITGRFRSGSTLLWNMFRNMPGCVAFYEPCNDLLPTHINHGKGASPSHLNVTSYWDEYLPILKRVESQHSSEFGLSRLFLEPEDNYPQLSGYIDGLIKSAKNRVPVLQFNRIDFRLEWLRHQFPNAKIIHLARNPRDNWYSMVRDLPKAAWKDPFTNTNYDLLIWSISLYHKLPLLFSPIVKTSYHRHYLIWKLSDLMGNRQADLSLDFDKDLLKNSNGTIQKLAEFAEISNSDIDQIAGLIVPPEQGRWKELASSRWFKNAEKQCNSLLDDLGLLDNFGKIPLKNIREKYSITWESVHNESSEVMAYAATRLSGTFRKKYLDLSFFHGQHCIESQKNTRNLQEKFIQENEKHKTLKQRFASKVQKNNSAELKNIKSILTEKNHELNQLKERAISLQKLTVDLDLEKIQLRMNLETVELKNRSALVKIEELKQSVTTRESELEKIKSILTEKSHELNQLKERTISLQKLTEDLEFEKMQSQKEITSLEELLNDEKADRNLTQKVLEQTQKMLVKYESKLGRT, encoded by the coding sequence ATGAAAAACAATAATACGATAATGTCTAATAAACCTATTTTCATTACAGGAAGATTTCGGAGCGGCTCAACTCTACTATGGAACATGTTTAGAAATATGCCTGGTTGTGTTGCCTTTTATGAGCCATGCAATGACCTGTTGCCTACTCACATCAACCATGGAAAAGGGGCTTCACCCAGTCACCTCAATGTCACCAGTTACTGGGATGAATATCTGCCAATTTTAAAAAGAGTAGAATCTCAGCACAGTTCAGAATTTGGACTATCGAGGCTTTTCTTAGAGCCTGAGGATAATTATCCTCAGTTAAGTGGATACATTGATGGACTTATCAAATCTGCTAAAAACCGCGTTCCAGTATTGCAGTTCAATCGAATAGATTTCAGACTTGAATGGCTGCGACACCAGTTCCCTAATGCGAAAATAATTCACCTTGCACGCAACCCCCGTGACAACTGGTACTCAATGGTCCGCGATCTACCCAAAGCAGCTTGGAAGGACCCATTCACAAATACAAACTATGACCTTCTTATCTGGTCAATTTCTCTTTATCACAAGTTACCACTGCTCTTTAGTCCAATAGTAAAAACTAGCTATCATAGGCACTACCTCATCTGGAAGCTGAGTGACCTCATGGGGAATAGGCAAGCAGATCTATCGCTGGATTTTGACAAAGATCTTTTGAAAAATTCAAATGGTACTATACAAAAATTAGCTGAATTTGCAGAAATATCAAACTCTGACATTGATCAAATTGCGGGCTTAATCGTTCCTCCTGAGCAAGGACGCTGGAAAGAGTTAGCCTCATCTAGGTGGTTTAAAAACGCTGAAAAGCAATGTAACTCACTATTAGATGACCTTGGATTGTTGGATAATTTTGGAAAGATACCTCTGAAAAACATTCGAGAAAAGTATAGCATTACTTGGGAATCAGTACATAATGAATCCTCAGAAGTGATGGCATACGCTGCTACGCGACTTTCAGGAACATTCCGAAAGAAGTATTTGGATCTGAGTTTCTTCCATGGTCAGCACTGCATAGAATCCCAAAAAAACACACGGAACTTGCAAGAAAAATTCATACAGGAAAATGAAAAACACAAAACTCTAAAGCAACGTTTTGCCTCTAAAGTGCAAAAAAATAACTCTGCAGAACTTAAAAATATAAAAAGTATCTTAACCGAAAAGAATCACGAACTTAATCAATTGAAAGAAAGGGCAATTAGCCTGCAAAAACTCACTGTGGATTTAGATCTAGAAAAAATACAATTACGCATGAATCTTGAGACGGTAGAGCTTAAGAACAGATCTGCGTTAGTGAAAATAGAAGAATTGAAACAGTCCGTGACTACACGGGAAAGTGAACTCGAGAAAATAAAAAGTATCTTAACCGAAAAGAGTCACGAACTTAATCAATTGAAAGAAAGGACAATTAGCCTGCAAAAGCTCACTGAGGATTTAGAGTTTGAAAAAATGCAATCTCAAAAAGAAATAACAAGTTTGGAAGAATTATTAAATGATGAAAAAGCCGATCGCAACCTCACTCAAAAAGTACTCGAGCAAACCCAAAAAATGTTAGTCAAATATGAAAGCAAGCTCGGCAGGACCTAG
- a CDS encoding B12-binding domain-containing radical SAM protein — protein MINKGVVLLFNPSGWQKESINLGLAYLASSLIDSGFDTHILDPNRYPYTDKELITRAQQLDPLMIGISIKTATALEGSRLADLLTAACPNAQIVCGGPHMTLCPEDYMRDAHSLTYGIMGEGELAMVELAEALGNGEDPTSIDSLVWRRGTEVVINKWSPPKDLDALPFPNLDVIEGFSWEGFRYPVVTSRGCPFECIYCCVNKLTGSNKWRFRSPESVVHELETIAKTKGTTHFEVWDDNLTLDLKRAKAICRLLIEKKLNLSWYCHNGIRADRIDLELAKLMKQAGCTSVAFGIESGNPKTFDSIKKGEPLSAVVEAVRLVKSVGIDAVGYFIIGLPGDTLERFIETVRFQRALKLHHYVFGMLIPYPHTEMWDIVQNEGTMFCEITETQHFSDDIVPISFELPSFPKKEMVRAFYIAKYFDIFEASNVVRQRKGSKIIYLLTPNSMASLAGMIIAAGSNVQHIVIGAEETEVRSTLAFSQVPPETNIVFEPNFKAEMVDGNSVVVCRNLDIPRILIFGNCGLVLIDPTRPLHQMIQVRRAVRDIPLIPKSVLSSIGVLSNLRYLVETYGIQKFWRALQNQVRLPLLPNQLPRLEKIKDLPSWFKGISLNYLLKKFRSLSETNKGRINRSISYMTLVWESRQFIRTKMRLMTKIESKKEYPYDDYSSYL, from the coding sequence ATGATAAATAAAGGAGTAGTCCTTCTGTTTAATCCTTCCGGATGGCAAAAAGAAAGCATCAATTTAGGGTTGGCATACCTAGCCTCTTCCTTGATAGATTCTGGATTCGATACCCATATCCTTGATCCTAATCGCTATCCCTACACAGACAAAGAACTCATTACACGTGCGCAACAGCTTGACCCTCTGATGATAGGGATCTCCATTAAAACTGCAACAGCGCTTGAAGGTTCAAGGCTTGCAGATCTCCTTACGGCCGCTTGCCCGAATGCTCAGATTGTATGCGGAGGGCCGCACATGACTCTTTGCCCGGAAGACTATATGAGGGATGCTCACAGCCTTACATACGGGATAATGGGGGAAGGTGAGCTTGCTATGGTCGAACTGGCTGAAGCTTTAGGCAACGGAGAGGATCCGACCAGCATAGACAGCCTAGTATGGCGAAGAGGTACAGAAGTAGTCATTAACAAATGGTCTCCTCCGAAAGATTTAGATGCTCTGCCGTTCCCTAATTTAGATGTAATCGAAGGTTTTTCTTGGGAAGGGTTTCGGTATCCAGTCGTCACCAGTCGCGGATGTCCTTTCGAATGCATTTATTGTTGCGTAAACAAACTGACCGGCTCCAATAAATGGAGATTTAGAAGCCCTGAAAGTGTTGTTCATGAGCTTGAAACTATCGCCAAAACAAAAGGCACCACACATTTTGAAGTATGGGATGACAACCTAACTCTTGATCTCAAAAGAGCCAAAGCGATTTGCAGGCTGTTAATTGAAAAGAAGCTCAACCTTTCTTGGTATTGTCATAACGGAATAAGAGCCGATAGAATAGATTTGGAGCTAGCTAAACTGATGAAGCAGGCCGGATGTACAAGTGTAGCCTTCGGTATCGAAAGCGGGAATCCAAAGACATTCGATTCTATAAAAAAAGGCGAACCGCTTTCTGCAGTAGTTGAAGCAGTCCGTTTGGTAAAATCTGTCGGAATTGATGCTGTTGGCTATTTTATCATCGGGCTTCCAGGCGACACACTCGAGCGTTTCATAGAAACAGTGCGTTTCCAGCGCGCCCTAAAACTTCACCATTACGTCTTCGGCATGTTAATCCCTTATCCTCATACGGAAATGTGGGACATAGTACAAAACGAAGGGACTATGTTTTGCGAAATTACCGAAACACAACACTTTAGCGATGACATCGTACCTATTTCTTTTGAATTGCCATCTTTCCCCAAGAAAGAGATGGTTCGAGCTTTTTATATTGCTAAATATTTTGACATATTTGAAGCCTCTAATGTTGTGCGTCAACGAAAGGGGTCAAAAATAATTTATCTACTCACTCCAAACAGTATGGCGTCTCTGGCCGGAATGATTATTGCGGCCGGTTCAAATGTTCAACATATAGTTATCGGAGCTGAAGAGACGGAAGTGCGATCCACATTGGCCTTCTCACAGGTACCACCAGAAACAAATATTGTTTTCGAGCCCAATTTCAAAGCAGAAATGGTAGATGGCAACTCTGTTGTTGTCTGCCGCAACTTGGATATTCCACGAATTCTTATTTTTGGAAATTGCGGACTTGTGCTTATCGACCCAACCCGTCCCCTGCATCAAATGATACAAGTGCGAAGGGCTGTTCGTGATATCCCTCTTATTCCCAAGTCCGTCCTATCAAGCATCGGAGTTTTGTCTAACCTGCGCTATTTAGTTGAGACATACGGAATTCAAAAGTTTTGGAGGGCCTTGCAAAATCAAGTCAGACTCCCTCTGCTGCCTAACCAGCTTCCCCGGTTAGAAAAAATTAAAGACCTACCAAGTTGGTTCAAAGGAATATCGCTGAATTATCTTCTTAAAAAATTCAGATCACTGAGCGAGACTAACAAAGGCCGCATAAACCGCAGCATTTCCTATATGACCCTTGTATGGGAATCGAGACAGTTCATACGCACAAAAATGCGACTGATGACCAAAATTGAATCTAAAAAAGAGTACCCGTACGATGATTATTCTTCATATTTGTGA
- a CDS encoding glycosyltransferase, with product MRILHISKYSYPERGGIETFVRDLTTEQVHRGHSVNVLCHHATPLKRADTRQIDGVKITRASTICNTAFAPISPFFSIYLKKIISLQRPQIIHIHLPNPAVLFNHFFPSEIPYIVHWHADVKGSPSALINNLYPAYRMFESRCLSKANRIIATSPPYLKSSRTLNSWQDKCEIIPLGLDQSKYTHGQYHKTKNPRILSVGRFSFYKGFENLVRAAALVPEADFIIAGDGPEYARISNRIKKLGLTERVHLPGNISDSKLCELLQQATAFCLPSVDRGEAFGIVLLEAMQYGVPLISTDIPGSGTSWVNQNDVTGLVVPPASPEALAGAIKNILKNPEDAVRYGQAGKRRLQEKFTISRIAQSIDQIYKQTAG from the coding sequence ATGCGTATTCTTCACATAAGTAAGTATTCCTACCCTGAAAGAGGCGGCATAGAAACATTTGTTAGAGATCTAACGACTGAACAGGTTCACCGGGGGCACAGCGTGAATGTGCTATGCCACCACGCAACCCCCTTAAAAAGAGCGGATACCCGTCAAATCGACGGTGTCAAAATCACTAGAGCCAGTACTATTTGTAACACTGCGTTTGCTCCTATTTCTCCTTTTTTTTCAATATATCTAAAGAAAATAATTTCACTCCAGCGTCCGCAGATTATCCATATTCATCTGCCAAATCCGGCAGTTCTGTTTAACCATTTTTTCCCTTCCGAAATTCCTTATATTGTCCACTGGCACGCCGATGTAAAAGGGTCACCCAGCGCTTTGATTAACAATCTCTACCCTGCATACCGAATGTTTGAGAGTAGATGTCTTTCAAAAGCAAACCGGATAATTGCCACATCCCCTCCATACCTGAAATCAAGCCGGACGCTGAACTCTTGGCAGGACAAATGCGAAATTATACCTCTTGGACTCGATCAAAGTAAATATACTCATGGACAATACCATAAAACAAAGAACCCGCGAATTCTCAGTGTCGGTAGATTCTCTTTTTATAAAGGATTCGAAAACCTCGTACGTGCGGCCGCTCTTGTTCCTGAAGCTGATTTCATCATCGCAGGAGACGGTCCAGAGTACGCCAGAATTAGTAATAGAATAAAAAAACTCGGGTTAACTGAGCGCGTTCATCTCCCCGGTAATATCTCCGACAGCAAATTATGCGAGTTACTGCAGCAAGCAACGGCCTTTTGTTTGCCATCCGTGGACAGAGGCGAGGCCTTTGGCATAGTGTTGCTGGAGGCCATGCAGTATGGGGTGCCATTGATAAGTACGGATATTCCCGGCTCTGGAACAAGCTGGGTCAATCAAAATGATGTTACAGGGTTGGTTGTCCCTCCAGCATCTCCGGAAGCGTTAGCCGGTGCTATAAAAAATATTTTAAAAAACCCCGAAGATGCCGTGCGGTATGGACAGGCAGGAAAAAGAAGACTCCAAGAAAAGTTCACTATATCGAGAATTGCTCAATCTATTGATCAGATTTATAAGCAGACAGCAGGATGA
- a CDS encoding glycosyltransferase family 4 protein, which translates to MIILHICDWYSPIGGAEKLLFDTLNALEQNGHTNIVVYNDNPNQHPAGQRVEYAVTGLEFFVYFSPGVGVLTRQAIPKLKKIIDEHKPDVCHIHNFQNPIITEFLLGKIPCVRSIHDPRLYCFTNWRLLPDKSICPYALGPECVKQGCISSGLVPKTDFDRNAQWVLKHHELHKSMPVLIGESRAQIDCMMQNGFQKKQIAWLPNFTPIQPASQVRKYIRQHSDASERMVLFVGRASYEKGIHILIEACKHITCKCKIVIITAGPLLDEIIDQAKPFSDKIEIIPGLPYEQTREYYARASVVVVPSVWLENFCLVGLETYANMKPVIGSRIGGIIDWLKDGETGWTFNPGDPKDLAAKIDLAFEDPKNLHKIGEAAYERVMTHYNQELYTARLVNIYKRGIKRFNGNRII; encoded by the coding sequence ATGATTATTCTTCATATTTGTGATTGGTATAGCCCGATTGGCGGAGCTGAGAAGCTTCTCTTCGACACGCTGAACGCGTTGGAACAAAATGGGCACACCAACATCGTTGTTTATAACGACAATCCAAACCAACATCCTGCAGGGCAAAGAGTTGAATACGCTGTCACGGGATTAGAATTTTTTGTTTATTTCTCTCCAGGGGTAGGTGTACTTACCAGGCAGGCAATTCCAAAGCTTAAAAAAATTATTGACGAGCATAAGCCTGATGTCTGCCATATTCACAACTTTCAAAATCCGATAATTACGGAATTTTTGCTTGGGAAAATACCATGTGTACGTTCTATACATGACCCTCGTCTTTACTGTTTCACAAACTGGCGACTTCTCCCTGATAAAAGTATTTGCCCTTATGCCCTCGGGCCAGAATGTGTTAAGCAAGGGTGTATTTCTTCTGGGCTCGTACCAAAGACAGATTTTGATAGAAACGCACAGTGGGTGCTGAAGCATCACGAACTGCACAAATCCATGCCGGTACTGATTGGCGAAAGCCGTGCACAGATTGATTGTATGATGCAAAACGGATTTCAAAAAAAACAGATAGCATGGCTTCCGAACTTCACCCCCATTCAACCGGCAAGCCAAGTGCGAAAGTATATACGCCAACATTCCGATGCGTCGGAACGAATGGTCTTATTTGTAGGCCGGGCTTCCTATGAAAAAGGAATCCATATACTTATCGAAGCGTGTAAGCACATCACTTGCAAATGCAAGATCGTCATAATTACCGCCGGCCCATTGCTTGATGAAATAATTGATCAGGCAAAGCCTTTTTCGGACAAAATTGAGATCATTCCGGGACTTCCATATGAGCAGACCCGTGAATATTATGCACGGGCTTCAGTTGTAGTTGTACCCTCCGTATGGCTTGAAAATTTTTGTTTAGTCGGCTTGGAAACCTACGCCAACATGAAACCTGTGATCGGTTCACGAATAGGCGGAATAATTGACTGGCTCAAGGACGGCGAAACCGGTTGGACGTTTAACCCCGGCGACCCAAAAGATTTGGCTGCAAAAATTGATCTGGCTTTTGAAGACCCCAAGAACTTACACAAAATAGGTGAAGCCGCGTACGAAAGAGTCATGACTCATTACAATCAGGAACTCTATACAGCCAGACTTGTTAATATTTACAAGCGCGGAATAAAGCGGTTTAATGGAAACAGGATAATATAA
- a CDS encoding alcohol dehydrogenase catalytic domain-containing protein: MKAAYIKTHKKVQIRDIETPVPESREVLLQIDGCGVCGSDYIEATSWAKKWKRFGHEIAATVLNVGEEVKDFTQGDQVALALSAPCGECPICLSGNKRGCCNIVVAEQGGFAKNLLVKDVRLLSKVPHPISPSLLILVEPLTVLLDAFHTANLKQGDTLAVVGGGFLSCLAHLVANVMGSKPTISLSRSLHPGLEACLQAVGGEHFKWKTLGGVTISPPKAFPAKLAESPGRVTVLHTAPARYLQNYMDFLPFDSTIVNIGLSGKSKDNTLKIDFSKLIFKRLQLLSGFPVPCLYLDEAVELLCNNKDLFSILSPEIMHLDQLPKVITATHKAKKKIMIVPTSVGHEKQ, encoded by the coding sequence ATGAAAGCCGCATATATCAAGACACACAAAAAGGTACAGATCCGCGACATAGAAACTCCTGTTCCAGAAAGCAGAGAAGTTTTATTGCAAATAGATGGCTGCGGAGTCTGCGGAAGCGACTATATTGAAGCAACGTCATGGGCAAAAAAATGGAAGCGATTCGGTCATGAAATTGCGGCTACAGTTTTAAATGTAGGCGAAGAAGTTAAAGATTTTACTCAAGGAGATCAAGTCGCTTTAGCCCTTTCAGCTCCATGTGGTGAATGTCCTATCTGCCTAAGCGGGAATAAGAGAGGATGCTGCAACATTGTTGTAGCCGAACAAGGCGGATTCGCTAAAAATCTTCTGGTTAAGGATGTACGACTGCTTAGCAAAGTACCACATCCCATATCTCCATCTTTATTGATTTTAGTAGAGCCTCTCACCGTATTGCTGGATGCCTTCCATACAGCGAACCTCAAACAAGGTGATACTCTTGCAGTGGTGGGAGGAGGGTTCCTTTCTTGTTTGGCCCACCTTGTTGCCAATGTTATGGGATCAAAACCTACCATTTCGTTAAGCAGATCCCTGCACCCAGGACTCGAAGCCTGCTTACAGGCTGTAGGAGGAGAACACTTTAAATGGAAAACGCTCGGCGGTGTTACCATTTCCCCACCCAAAGCATTTCCAGCAAAGCTCGCAGAATCTCCCGGACGTGTAACGGTCTTACACACGGCCCCAGCTCGCTATTTACAAAACTATATGGACTTTCTCCCGTTTGACTCCACGATTGTCAATATTGGTCTATCGGGTAAATCCAAAGACAATACATTGAAAATCGACTTCTCCAAACTCATCTTTAAACGACTCCAGCTCTTGAGCGGATTCCCCGTCCCGTGTCTATATCTAGACGAGGCCGTAGAGCTGCTTTGCAACAATAAAGACCTCTTTTCTATTCTTTCCCCTGAGATTATGCATCTCGATCAATTACCTAAAGTCATAACGGCTACGCACAAAGCAAAAAAGAAAATCATGATTGTCCCAACTTCAGTTGGGCATGAAAAACAATAA